CGCTCACGCACTCCTGGTAGCCGCGGCAACGGGTCTGGTCGATGAGGACGATGCCGTCTTCCGGGCGCTTGTAGATGGCCTCGCGCGGGCAAGCGGCGAGGCACGCGGGGTAGGTGCAGTGGTTGCAGATGCGGGCGAGATAGAAGAACCACATGTCGTGCGGCAGCTTGCCGATGTAGGTCCCCTGGGAGGCGATGCCGGCGGGCTCGTCCTCGCCGATGTTCGGGTAGGCCCAGTGCTCGCTGGCCGGCAGCCAGCCGGCCACGCGCTCGCCTTTGGGCGCTGCCTCGAAAGCGGTGCTGCCTGTGTACTCACCGTTCTGCCAGCCGCCTGGCCCCAGCATCTCGAGGAGGCGGACGTCCCAGCCGGTGGGGAAGAAGCCGTAGGGCTTGGTCTCGACGTTGTTCCAGAGCATGTACTCCTGGCCGCGGCCCCAGGTCCAGGTCTGCTTGCAGGCCACGGTGCAGGTCTGGCAGGCGATGCATTTGTTGGTGTCGAAGACCCAGGCGATCTGCCGCTTCGGCCGGGGCGCGTCGTACTGGTATGCCATCTTGCGGCCGAGTTGCCAGTTGAAGACTTCAGGCATGGTTCACCTCTCAGGCGCTCACAACCCGGTAGTAGCCGCCGGCTATGTACAGCTTCATGGCGTCCGACTCGTAAGTCGGGCGAAAGCCCTCCCGCGCCGGGCGCCAGAGCTTCGCGCCGCCGAAGCCGCCGTCCTCCGCCTTCTCGATGCGGATGAACGACTCCTTGGGAGCGCCGACGACCGAGTGCACGTCCGCCTCGAAGCCTTTGCCGATCGTCTGGCCGAAGTAGGGCTTGCGGACGAGGGAGTCGGTCATGAGCGTCGGCCTGAGCCAGGCGCGCGTGCCGCTCTGGTGGCTGCCGTGACGGAAGTAGGCGGTGTAGTTGGTGGTTGGGCTCTTCGCCATGCCGTCCGGGCGCTCGCTCTGGCCCCGCACGGACCCCTTGGTGGCCACGAACATGTTGAACCAGGAGCGTGTGACGCCAGGCTGGAGGGCGGAGTTGTAGCGGGCGCGCAACATGCCCCGGGCGACGTTGTAGTAGGCGTCGTTCGGGGACCAGCCCCGATAGGGGCGGTCCTGCGGGTCGCCGTCGAACCAGACGTAGTCGCCGTCCTCTATGCCGAGCGCCTTTGCGTCGATGGGGTTTATCTCCAGGTAGCCCTCGCCCACGGACGGCTTGCGCTTGTCGTGCCGGAGCATGTCGCCGAAGGGGCCGAAGATGTAGCCCATCCAGTCGAGGTCGACGGGCGTGGTGTGGGCGCCGTGCCGGTATTTGGGGCTGATGAAGATGAAGCGGAAGCGCGGGTCCTGTTCGGCCAGAGGGTGGCGTGTCCGCTTGAGCTCTTCCCAGGCCTTGACGACGTTGCGGACCTGCCGTAC
This DNA window, taken from Dehalococcoidia bacterium, encodes the following:
- a CDS encoding 4Fe-4S dicluster domain-containing protein: MPEVFNWQLGRKMAYQYDAPRPKRQIAWVFDTNKCIACQTCTVACKQTWTWGRGQEYMLWNNVETKPYGFFPTGWDVRLLEMLGPGGWQNGEYTGSTAFEAAPKGERVAGWLPASEHWAYPNIGEDEPAGIASQGTYIGKLPHDMWFFYLARICNHCTYPACLAACPREAIYKRPEDGIVLIDQTRCRGYQECVSACPYKKVMFNNTTGTSEKCIACYPKIEQGEQPQCVTSCIGRIRIAGFISPPGQVVEDNPIDFLVKVRKVALPLYPQSGTEPNVYYIPPMHAPRDYSRQLFGPGTDEAIETYARAKDDPDLLGLMMLFGSTERIMHRFKVDGEIAYGFDDKGEEVVQVPLREPTFIRTYFDSVRQSYLHNIT